The nucleotide sequence ACGGAACAGAGGTTTTCTTAAGAAATGATGACCTTTCGTTCGATAGTTTGATTGGAGGTGAAGGTTATATTGTCTATGTGCGCGATGCCAATATGTGTGAGACGAATGTGTTCATTCCTATAGAAATTGGGGTGGACCTTACGGCGGACCCATTGGTACAATATGGTTGTGAGGGTATTTTCCCAAATAGCACGGCCTCCGTACAGATGCAAGATGAAAGTCTATTGTCCGAATTGTTGTTCGCGTTAGATCCGATCGATCCTACGGATGCCATAACGGCCTTGGCCGGATCGGAACGCTCCTGGGGAGATTTACCGGCAGGAGACCATACGGTATATATCTACCATGAAAACGGTTGTACCAACTTTGTTGAATTTACTATAGAAGCGTACGATCCGTTAACATTGACAGCGGAAAAAACCGGACCGAACGAGATTACGGCCACTGCCGAAGGAGGTTTTGGTGGATATGAATTCTTCTTTGATGGCGTGTCTTACGGTAGTGAAGGTCTTTATACCACTACGGAAAGCGGTACTGTAGAAATTAAGGTAGTCGACCAAAATGGTTGTGAGGCTATAGCGGTGATTCCGTTCGAATTTACCGGAATGCTCGAAATACCCAATTTCTTTACGCCCAATGGCGATAATGAGAACGATTTCTGGGCACCGGGCAATCGTGAGTTCTTCCCTAACATAGAGGTGATTATCTATGACCGTTACGGTAGGGTGGTTGCTGAACTGGACCAAGTTAGTAATTGGGACGGACGCTACGAAGGAAAAGAACTACCAAGTGGTGATTATTGGTACGTGGTGAATCAAAACGATGACCGAGATATACGCTACGTTGGACATTTTACCCTGTATCGATAAACTTTTATAATATAAATCATATAGAAACGGATGCCAATTTTGGCATCCGTTTTTTTTGCGCTACATTTAAAATTGTACTTTAACCGATGAATTCTGTCATACCTATTTGCGGAAAAGAAGAGATCAATGTTGCGAAAATTATATTTCATTTTACTTTGTGGTGTCCTACAGGGGTGTGCCGCCCAATCAAAATATAAACTCATAGATGCCGAACAAGAAACGGTCATAACCGAGAACTACAGCTATTATCTGTACTATCCAGAGGAATATGAGGAGCGTCCAGAGGAAAAATTCCCCCTCTTGCTGTTTTTACATGGGGGAGGAGAGTCTGGGGATAGTTTGGTATATGTAAAGAGAAACGGTCCGCCTAAATTGATAAAACGGGGCAAAAAATTCCCATTTTTAATTCTTGCGCCTCAAAACCCCTATAAGAAAATGTGGTGGAATACCCGCTCTGTCATACAATTGCTCGATACGATTGTAAAAAACAATCGGGTGGACACGACTAGGATTTATTTAACAGGACTTAGTAGAGGTGGAGGGGCAGCATGGGAAATGGCCGTTCAGTATCCTAAAAAATTTGCGGCCATGGCCGTAGTTTGCGGTATGACTCCCTTGCCATATGCTTCGTGGATCGACAAGAAAATGCCTATCTGGGTTTTTCATGGGGAAGAAGATGAGTCCATTCCCATATCCGAATCGGAAACTATGGTGGCCAAGTTAAAAAGTATGGGGTACAAGGTGCGTTTCACTCGATATCCAGGTGTGGGCCACGACGCATGGGTGCCTGCTTACGACAATGAAGAATTGTACGAATGGTTTGTGGCACAAAAACGCCAAGAGTGATATAGTGTTTTGCCTGCTTTTATAAATGAAAGGAACTTAAACGAACCGTGGACTTCCTGTGGGAGGGATGTTTATTTGTGAGGTTGTAGGGGGGGTAAAGTCTTCTATTGGGCCATTAACAAGGGGACAAGTGGGAAAAAATAGGGCTGGAGGTGTTAAAAAAGAAAAAATCCCCTCCCTAAAACTAAACTTTAGAGCCGATTATAACGGTGGCCTTTCTTTCTAGGTTTGTAGCGAAGAAGATATAGAGCTCGCCCCCATCTTTAATACTGAACTTCTTTCGGATATCGGCTACGCTATCGGGAAAATTGCGTGTTGTAATATTGGCCTTCCTTATGGCATTTCGCTTGATTTCCTTTTTGTTGTAAGGAAGCACTTTTTCGATTTTGAATCGTCTTCCCGGAAAATCGATCAGTTCATCGGAGGTGTATAAATGAGTGTGTTCCTGCAGTTTTTTTAGTTGATAGCTATGGCCAATGGTTTTAAAGGCCCCGGATTTCAAAATTGCGGCATTCGGCTCGTACAGGTACGATAGGGGAAGGGAAAAGCTTGAGTCGCATTTCCTTTCTTGCTCGAGGCCGAAGCTAAAGCTTTGGTCGTCTAATTTGGTTTTGTTAACGGTTTTGACGGTTACTTCGCCTTTAAAACCTCGTTCTAAAACCCATAAGAGTTCTTTTACTTCGTTGTTTAGGGCAACGATATGTATTTCCTTGATGTGTTTCAGTTCGTTTATCCCTGCGGAAATATCGAGGAGGGGCGCTGTTTTAATTAAGATGTGCTCCGTTTTGGAAAACAATAGATCTAGATTTGCGATTACATCGGGTTGGCAATCCGACAATAAAAAAACTCGTTGTTTGATATCATTTCGCCTTGAAGGGTCGATGTAGATCCATTCAAAATGCCGTTCCGAATTCCTGATAAAATCCAAACCGCTTTCCGCTTTTGTCTCTATGTTATTCGCACCTAAAACCTCAAAGTTATGGGACGCGATTTCGGACAAGTTTTTGTCGATTTCGCAGTGGAAAACACGGTCTATTTTTTTGCTAAAAAAATAGCTGTCTACACCAAAACCTCCGGTAAGGTCGACAAGTGATTTCCCCGATACTATTTCCGACTTGTAGCGAGCCGTAATTTCAGAAGAGGTTTGCTCAATATTTAGCTTGTTGGGGTAGTAGATGTTCGAGGCATTGAACCAGGTATTGAGTTTTTTTTCGCTCTTTTTTCGCGACTCTAATTGCTCGGCTAGCTCTTTGTTGGAAACTAGCCCAAAATAGGGTTTTTTAAGCAATACTGACATGATGTCAGTATTCAAATTTTTTAATATAAAATTCTGTACACCAGTATTTAATATATTTTTATTCAAACCTTAACTATAAACTTTTTGTGATCGATTTAACGAGCTTGTTTTCTGATAAAAATTCCTTTAAAATCACTTTTATGGCGGTGTATCCGGGTACGGCGACGATCATTCCGACCACACCGAAAAGCAATCCGGCAATGATAATGATCAAGAAGATTTCTAAAGGGTGTGACTTTACACTGTTGCTAAAAATGAAGGGTTGTGAAAAGAAATTATCAACGAGTTGTCCTATCAATAATCCGATTAAAACATAGCCGGCTTTGGGGAGGATTACGGTGCTAAAATCCATGCCTAAATTACTGGTCATTGTAAGCACTACCATAATGACCCCGCCAATGATCGGACCGATGTATGGAATGATGTTGAAGAGGGCGCACAAAAAGGCGATGACAATGGCGTTTTCTATACCTAAAATCAATAGTGTTATCGTGTAAATTACGAACAGGATAAAAATTTGAAGCAGCAAGCCAACGAAGTATCTCGACAATAAATTGTTTATTTTTTCAATAGAGGTTACGGTCCTTTTTTCGTTTTTTTCGTTGACAAAAGCCAGAATGCCGCTTTGAAAAAGATTACTGTCCTTTAAAAAGAAAAAGGAAATGAACAAAACGGAAAAGAGTCCGATACTGGCGGTGCTTAGGACGTCTAGGAAAGAGTTGAGAAAATTAGGTATAAATCCGATATTAAGGCTGTCTACAATCGTTTTTTCAAAGTCGGTGTCTTCAATTATTTCGTCCACTACGTTTGGCGCTGTGCCTATGAAATTGATGATTTGCTCGTGCAGTGAATCTAGGTTCCGTTCGAGTTGGTCAATATCGAGTAGTGAGAGGTTTTTGCCCTGCTCCGTTAGAAGCGGAACGAAAAGAGCGATAATCCCGCTCAACACACCTACCATTAGGGCCATGGTCAAGATTACCGCAATGGTATTGGGTAACTTGAGCCTGCGCCTGAAAAAGAACACGACAGGACGGCCAATAAGGGCTACGACAGCTGCAATGGCCAAATAGGCGATAACGGACTGGATTTTCCATAAAAAATAGAGTAGCAGGGCGGTGCTGAGAATGATTCCTACGGCGCGCAGAATTCCGTTGCTGATAGTTTTTGAGTTCATCTCTTTGTTGCGTTTTGTGGGCGTATATTTACTTGGTAAAGGCGTATTGAATGATGTTGGCCCCCATTTGAAGCGCCTTGGTCCTTATTTCGTCAGGGTCGTTGTGTACGCTGGGGTCTTCCCATCCGTCCCCAAGGTCGCTTTCTATAGTGAAGAGCAGTATCAGTCGGTTTTCGTCAAAAATGCCTAGGGCCTGGGGGCGCTTGCCATCGTGCTCGTGTATTTTGGGTAGTCCGTCGGGAAATGAATAGACTTGCTTGAAAATAGGATGGTCGCTGGGGAGTTCTTCCAAAGTTTTGTTGGGAAAGACTTTTTCAAGGGCTTTTTTGAGGTAGGGGGCCATACCGTAATTGTCGTCGATATGTAAAAACCCACCGGATAGAAGGTAGGTTCTTAGGTTTTCTGCTTCCTCGTCGGAAAAGACTACGTTGCCATGTCCGGTCATATGAATGAAGGGATATTGAAAAATGGTGCTGCTTCCTACTTCAACGGTTTCGGGTTTCGGGGGCAGGGCGGTCCCGATATTTTCATTGCAAAATACGATGAGATTTGGTAGGGCGGTGGGGTTGGCGTACCAGTCGCCTCCTCCCTTATATTTTAATATGGCAATCTCTTGGGCAGGTAAGGAAACTGTTGTCAACAGGGTAAGGAATGCTAAATAATGGGTCAATCGTTTCATTTTGATGTCAGACTAAAGAACTATTATTCAAATGTATGAATTATGAAGTATAAACGAATTGTTTAGATATCGATTGTTTGGGGGAGACAATAGGTATGTGAAAAATATTTTCGTTGAAGAGGTGGGGCGAAGCTTTCCGTCATAGTTGGTTTATGGTCTTTGCGAACATGTGAAATCTTGTGTAACGGGCGGGTAAAAAAGCTTGTGTTCCTTGTTTGGCTTCCTATGAATTGTTGATCATGGTGACGGTGGTGCAGGCTACAATGGCCGCTGTTTCGGTTCGTAAGCGGTATTCGCCCAAAGAAACGGGTAAAAAGCCGCTTTTACGGGCCAATCGTATTTCTTCGGGTGAAAAGTCACCTTCGGGCCCGATCAATATGGTGACGTCCGTGTCGGCCGCGACCCTTCTTTTTAGGTCTACTTTTTCTTCTTCTTCGCAGTGTGCGATGAACAAGAGTCCGTTTTGTGCTTGGGCGATGTAGTCTTTGTAGGCTATGGCGTCGTTCAATTTGGGGAGGTAAGTGCGTAGGCTTTGTTTCATGGCCGATTGGACCACTTTTTCCAAGCGCTCCTTTTTGATAACTTTTCGTTCCGATCTATCGCAAAAGATAGGGGTAATTTCGTTTACCCCAATTTCGGTAGCTTTTTCTAAAAACCACTCGAAACGATCATTGTTTTTCGTCGGGGCGACCACCATATGTAGCCAGTGTCTTTGAGGGTGTTTCTTTGTTGTCGAGACCACTTGGGCCTTGCATCTTTTGGGGTCGGCGAGTAAGATTTCGGACTCGAAAATAAATCCTTTTCCATTGGTAATGTGTAAAGTGTCGCCTTCTTTTTTACGTAATACTTTAACTATATGTCGACTCTCTTCCTGTGAGAAGGTGAACTGTGAAACGCTCTGGTCTAAGTCTGGATTGTAAAATAATTGCATAGGTCTAAGATATGAACAATATGGTGGGAACGAAATTTGTTTAACACTCAAGGTTGGGTTGTAGCGAATCTATTGTTAGAGTTTTTTTTGGGAAAGCATATAACGGGCCTTGGCGGAGATGTCCTGTTCGGAGAATTTATGCTGTTGGTATTTTAGGTAGCCTACTACGCCGATCATTGCCGCATTGTCGGTGCAGTATTCGAATCGGGGTATGAAGGTTTGCCAGCCCCTATTTTTTTCGGCCATTTTAAGTGCGTTCCTAATACCTGAATTGGCACTTACCCCGCCTCCGATAGCTATTTGGGTAATTCCGGTTTCTTCTACGGCTTTTTTGAGCTTGTCCATTAGGATATGGATGATTGTTTTTTGTATCGATGCACAAATATCTTTCAGGTTTTCTTGAACAAAATCGGGATTCTTTGCGGTTTCCCTTTGTATGAAATATAAAATACTGGTTTTTAATCCGCTGAAACTAAAATTTAGTCCTTCGACCTTTGGTTTAGGGAAAGGAAAGGCTTTGGGGTTTCCTTCTTGGGCATATTTGTCTACCAGCGGCCCTCCGGGGTAGGGTAGGCCTAAAATTTTGGCACTCTTGTCAAAGGCTTCCCCAACGGCATCGTCAAGTGTTTCGCCGAGAATTTCCATATCGAAAAAATCTTTTACAAGAACAATTTGCGTGTGGCCGCCACTAATGGTCATAGCTAAAAAAGGAAACTCGGGAGCGCCGTCTTGTTGCCCTTCTATAAAGTGGGCCAAGATGTGTGCCTGCATGTGGTTGACCTCGATTAGTGGAATGTTCAGGCCTAATGAAAGCGACTTTGCGAACGAGGTTCCGACAAGAAGCGAGCCCATCAATCCAGGACCGCGCGTAAAAGCTATGGCGGATAATTGTTTTTTGTCGATATTTGCTTTGTTCAAAGCTTGGTGTACTACCGGAACTATGTTTTGCTGGTGCGCCCGTGAAGCGAGTTCGGGTACAACACCTCCATATTCTTCGTGAATTTTTTGTGTGGCCGTGATGTTACTGAGTACTTTTTTATTGCTCAAGACAGCCGCAGAAGTATCGTCACATGAAGATTCTATGGCAAGGATATAAATAGTTTCGTTTTTCACCGAGTTTGGAATAAAAGTTGAACGCGCAAAGGTAAAACATATAGACCTATCAAAAAACTGAGAAAAATACTGATTAGAACCATGATGGTACTCGTGCTGATCTGTATTTTAGCTACGGTCATACTTTCCTTGCCCTTCGTTCAGACAAGTTTCGCCAAATATGCCACGGATACGATCAACAATGATTTTGGTACGAATATCAATATCGATAAACTCAGAATTTCACTGATTACGTGGGATACCAATCTTGAAGGAATCTATATTGAGGACTACAGAAAAGATACCCTTTTTTACGTAAACAAGCTTACGACTTCCATTCTTAGTATTAGAAACCTGAGCAAGGGCAAACTCGAGTTTGGTGACATAAAAATAGATGAGCTGGATTTTAAGTTGAAAACCTATTTGGACAATAGGAGTACCAACCTTGAGGTGTTCATCGATAAGTTCGATGACGGAAAACCGCGTAAGCCCGGTACGGATCCTTTTCTCTTTTCGTCTTCTGATGTTGAGATTGCCAATAGTACTTTTCGCTTGATCGATGAGAATTTTGAAAATCAACTCTTGCTTGATTTTGAAGAGCTGAATATCGGGGCAAGCGATTTTCTTATTCTTGGTCCTCAGGTGTCGGCCAAAATCAATACCATGGCCTTTAATAGTCAGCGGGGCATCAACGTTCAGCAAATGTCTACCGATTTCAAGTATACAAAACAGCAAATGCGTTTTGACTCGTTGAAGATACAGACTGTTGGTTCGCACTTAAAAGGGGATTTGGTCTTTGATTATGAGCGAAAGGATTTTGCCGACTTTTTAAACAAGGTCAACTTAACGGCCGAATTTGAAGAATCTGTCGTGTCCTTTGACGAGATAAACATGCTCTACGATCAGTTCGGTAGGGGCAAGGAGGTCAATTTTTCGTCTAAGATATCTGGGGTGTTAAATGACCTTAATACCGAAGAATTGTTCTTACAGTCCGACAATACGGGTATCAGGGGCAATTTTAATTTTAAAAGCCTGTTCGATCGTAAAAAGCCCTTCATTATGCGGGCCGATATGAAGAACGTTACGTCAAGCTATTATGAGCTACGTGCCCTTATGCCGAATATATTGGGAAAATCCTTGCCTTCAAGTTTTCAGAAACTGGGGCAGTTCACCATACGGGGCGATGCGGTCATTACCGAAAATTCAATAGACGCCAAGGTGAACCTTAATACAGCTATAGGAAGCAGTTATGCCGATCTTGAGCTTTCCGATATCAACAATATCGACAACGCAACCTACAAAGGTTTTGTGTCCCTTATTGATTTTGATTTGGGCGATTTTACCGAAAACGAAAGATTGGGCAAGACCTCCTTGGATTTTAATGTGGAGGGGCAGGGCTTTGTTCAGGAAACTTTGAATACCGAGGTTATAGGTGAGGTGTATTCGGTGGAGTTTAACAACTACGCTTATAAGAATCTCAAGGTCTCGGGAATTTTAAAGGAGCAGTTGTTCGATGGTACGGTACTGAGCAATGACGAGAATATTAAATTCAGCTTTAA is from Zobellia galactanivorans and encodes:
- the tsaD gene encoding tRNA (adenosine(37)-N6)-threonylcarbamoyltransferase complex transferase subunit TsaD, yielding MKNETIYILAIESSCDDTSAAVLSNKKVLSNITATQKIHEEYGGVVPELASRAHQQNIVPVVHQALNKANIDKKQLSAIAFTRGPGLMGSLLVGTSFAKSLSLGLNIPLIEVNHMQAHILAHFIEGQQDGAPEFPFLAMTISGGHTQIVLVKDFFDMEILGETLDDAVGEAFDKSAKILGLPYPGGPLVDKYAQEGNPKAFPFPKPKVEGLNFSFSGLKTSILYFIQRETAKNPDFVQENLKDICASIQKTIIHILMDKLKKAVEETGITQIAIGGGVSANSGIRNALKMAEKNRGWQTFIPRFEYCTDNAAMIGVVGYLKYQQHKFSEQDISAKARYMLSQKKL
- a CDS encoding 16S rRNA (uracil(1498)-N(3))-methyltransferase — translated: MQLFYNPDLDQSVSQFTFSQEESRHIVKVLRKKEGDTLHITNGKGFIFESEILLADPKRCKAQVVSTTKKHPQRHWLHMVVAPTKNNDRFEWFLEKATEIGVNEITPIFCDRSERKVIKKERLEKVVQSAMKQSLRTYLPKLNDAIAYKDYIAQAQNGLLFIAHCEEEEKVDLKRRVAADTDVTILIGPEGDFSPEEIRLARKSGFLPVSLGEYRLRTETAAIVACTTVTMINNS
- a CDS encoding carboxylesterase family protein, which encodes MLRKLYFILLCGVLQGCAAQSKYKLIDAEQETVITENYSYYLYYPEEYEERPEEKFPLLLFLHGGGESGDSLVYVKRNGPPKLIKRGKKFPFLILAPQNPYKKMWWNTRSVIQLLDTIVKNNRVDTTRIYLTGLSRGGGAAWEMAVQYPKKFAAMAVVCGMTPLPYASWIDKKMPIWVFHGEEDESIPISESETMVAKLKSMGYKVRFTRYPGVGHDAWVPAYDNEELYEWFVAQKRQE
- a CDS encoding AI-2E family transporter encodes the protein MNSKTISNGILRAVGIILSTALLLYFLWKIQSVIAYLAIAAVVALIGRPVVFFFRRRLKLPNTIAVILTMALMVGVLSGIIALFVPLLTEQGKNLSLLDIDQLERNLDSLHEQIINFIGTAPNVVDEIIEDTDFEKTIVDSLNIGFIPNFLNSFLDVLSTASIGLFSVLFISFFFLKDSNLFQSGILAFVNEKNEKRTVTSIEKINNLLSRYFVGLLLQIFILFVIYTITLLILGIENAIVIAFLCALFNIIPYIGPIIGGVIMVVLTMTSNLGMDFSTVILPKAGYVLIGLLIGQLVDNFFSQPFIFSNSVKSHPLEIFLIIIIAGLLFGVVGMIVAVPGYTAIKVILKEFLSENKLVKSITKSL
- a CDS encoding THUMP-like domain-containing protein, with product MSVLLKKPYFGLVSNKELAEQLESRKKSEKKLNTWFNASNIYYPNKLNIEQTSSEITARYKSEIVSGKSLVDLTGGFGVDSYFFSKKIDRVFHCEIDKNLSEIASHNFEVLGANNIETKAESGLDFIRNSERHFEWIYIDPSRRNDIKQRVFLLSDCQPDVIANLDLLFSKTEHILIKTAPLLDISAGINELKHIKEIHIVALNNEVKELLWVLERGFKGEVTVKTVNKTKLDDQSFSFGLEQERKCDSSFSLPLSYLYEPNAAILKSGAFKTIGHSYQLKKLQEHTHLYTSDELIDFPGRRFKIEKVLPYNKKEIKRNAIRKANITTRNFPDSVADIRKKFSIKDGGELYIFFATNLERKATVIIGSKV
- a CDS encoding DUF4159 domain-containing protein; translated protein: MKRLTHYLAFLTLLTTVSLPAQEIAILKYKGGGDWYANPTALPNLIVFCNENIGTALPPKPETVEVGSSTIFQYPFIHMTGHGNVVFSDEEAENLRTYLLSGGFLHIDDNYGMAPYLKKALEKVFPNKTLEELPSDHPIFKQVYSFPDGLPKIHEHDGKRPQALGIFDENRLILLFTIESDLGDGWEDPSVHNDPDEIRTKALQMGANIIQYAFTK